The sequence AGCAGAGAcaagtttttctccttgtctgtggcttAAGTGAGTCATaacagtttttgttttactGCCATAGTTGACAGCTATTCAGTGTTTCTACAGGAGCTGTGTAACAGGGTCATTATCCTTCAGTTCCTAAAAAACAACAGGAATTCATTGACATTGAAGTTACTTTAATCTGTACAAGTACAATGATATACTAAAAGCACTAGAGGTCTACTGTAAGAATGGCTTGGCCATAGGAAGGCATCTGTGATCTATGAGAACACTGTGATCATAAATTGTCCAATACATTGTAAGATGGAAATTTCCAGTCATGAGATATCTTCTCTCATCTTGAAAGCTATGATCACATCTTCACACAGATTGAATCTGCACCGAAAAAGAGGCTATCAGTGTCTTCCGTCCCCATGAGACTATCCCAAGAACAGTGTGAAGTCTTGAAAGCTGTGCTGGATGGACAGAATGTGTTCTTCACGGGAAGTGCAGGCACTGGTAAATCTTTCCTTTTGAAGAGAATCATAGGGGCTCTACCCCCTGATGCGACCTTTGCTACGGCTAGCACTGGTGTTGCTGCGTGTCATATCAATGGAATTACCCTTCATCAGTTTGCAGGTAGGCCTTCATCACAAAGAGCATCTGTACTAGCTCTGATAGTAAAGCCACATAATAAAGATCAACCAGGGTTTTCGTTTCGTTTACCATTATGTTTCATGATATGTTTATCACATTTGTGTGTTCATATTTATCCACAGAGCTGACAAGTTACAAGTGACTAGCTTTCCCCCATGTATAAACATCTCACGCCTTCATGAATACTGGTCTTAATGGTCAAATCATTGTTCAACAATGCTTTGCTCGACAGCTGTTATTGACCATGCGAGAGAGCCCTCAATTACGATAATGgcgtaattttaaatttttgtttatatGGTTCTTGCAGGGATGGGGTCTGGAAGCCAGCCCCTTGAACCGTGCATTGAGTTGGCATCAAGACCAGCCAGAGCAAGGCAATGGAGAAAGTGTAAACATCTCATcgttgatgaaatttcaatgttagaTGCAGACTTCTTCACAAAACTTGAggtatggtaattcaatattgTCTTAGGGGTCCTCCTAATGTCAACACAaaagtttactttgtttttatgattcaaAGGTTTTTGTAGCTTATCATTATTTCTAGTATTAGAGATTCCCTAACTTCTAATTTGTAGGTCATATTACACTGATAACTGCACTGAACACTACAGATGACTTTCATTTCATAACTGatttcattcatatattttataACTTTCAAGTTAATTTTTATATCCATTGCAACAGTGGCTCTTGTACAGTGTATGAGGAAATCTCACAAAACCTAAATCCAACTTTTTTTGCATTGATCTTATAGCCAGTGGCATTTAGAAAATTAGATATAAATCAGAGAAAGTTTCTGAAATATTATTGGCTTATTCTGTGTCAGCTGATGACATGCAAATTGTACTCAAAACTATGCCATCACTTAACATGTATCATCATATATGATATCACTTCCAATGAAAGATGAGAATGGTATTCATTTGCTTGAGTAAAACAAAAGCatcaatgtattttttttctgtctaaCATCCTTTATACCAGCATGTTGCAAGAGTTGTCCGTAACAAAGACAAACCCTTCGGTGGTATACAGGTGATCCTGTGCGGTGACTTTCTACAACTTCCTCCTGTCACAAAAGCTGGGCAGAAAAGACAGTTTTGCTTCAGGTATGTCCTGCATGCAGCCATTCACAGACATCATTCCACAAAACAATTATCCGTGCAGTTCACTCGGACTGTGCAGGTTAAATGTACAGTTTCTGATGATGATCTAtaaaacttcattttattttgccttTCTTGTGAATATATCTTTTTCTGAATTATACTGTgaatgaaattaacttttatacATGAGCATGCATCTAAAATTCCATGTAAGTCAGCAGCGTTGTATTATTAAGAAAGTTAACCTGTTTCTCATGAATGTATCCCTTACTTCAGTGCTCATGAACTCAATTCTCATCCTCATTAAAATTTCAGTGACATGCTCTACTGCATATGCTTTATTTCTGTGCCATAAAATGGGAATTAAGATGGCAACCAGACTTCTGTATAATGATTAATCTACCTGTTTCCTCAGTTATGAacatagaaatttaaaaaaatcacaaactaCACAAAAGGAATATAAACGGGAAGGCAGTGTGTTATTTCAAGCTTTTATCATCATACTAAAGTCAGTGAAAAACAACCCACAAAAACTAGTGTGTTGAGATGGAAAGTTTAATCAACAGTAATCAGCTGCCAACACAGATGAACTTCCGCACAAAAGCCTCCTTGACTTCATTGATATACTAACGGGAGCCTTGTTACATGTAATGTTTTCTGGCTTACTGGTGTTAACACAAACCTTGATAGATAGTCTGGCCAAATGTCTATAGCAATTCTTCAAACATTTGAATGCTCCATTACATATAACTTGCAGTACCATAGTTTAAATGACAATGACTGTTATGACTTCAATCTCAGCATTGACATGCTGTTCTGCTTCATGACggtattttgtgattttttcagtCTCCAGCTTGGTGGAAGTGTATCCATAAGACAATGGAACTAAGACAAGtcagaagacagacagacactgattTTATCAACATACTGCAACACATCAGAGTTGGAAGGTAATAGTCTAAGAAAAAGTTGTCACAATAAAAATGTTATGTCAATGCAGGAAAAAACAGATTATTTGAACAgttctaattttcaaaattacttcaaatacatGGATTCTAAAGTccttttttgccaaaaaaaatgCAAGTTCATGATTTTTGGAGATACTGATCCAGGCAATGTTTATTCAAGATATGTAGAATCACCACATAGAACAAATGACGGATGTAGTCTTTCTCAATGAAACCTGTGaatataaagggataactaacTCCACAGTTCTGCACATCCTGAAAACAAAGCCAGAGGAAACTTTTGGCTCCTTTACTGATGAAACCGAAAATTGAATTTCGACTAGAGAAATGTAGTAAGACCACTGGCTCTCTCCTATTGGTGACACAAGCTAGTTAGCACTGATCAGGAACAGCCATGCATAAATTCTGTTGACAAACATATTTTGGCTGAAAGTTTGTGTGGTACGTAATTGACAAAAGCTAAGCTTCACACCAATTGACCAGTAAGTGGTTTTTATCCATGGCAGCCAAAGGCCTTTGTGAGGGTCACTTCTGCAATGAAGTTGTGAACTGAAGTGTGATGTATTAGATGTTATGCCAAACGTTTTCATATGTAACCGATATTCTcacaaccaatcagattttaaCAAACTACCACTCTGCATATCATTTCAAGGTGTCCAGATGAGATGGCTGAGAAACTTGCTGCCACGGCAGCCAACAAGATAGACAAGAACGGTATCCTGGCAACAAGACTTTGCACTCACAAGGAAGATGTTGAACAGATCAATGTTGTACAGCTCCAAAAATTGCCAGGTAACAGTCACAGTTAGTTCCACATCAGACTCTCTGAGTGCAtaggtcaatttttgtcacctgtaTAAAATATAACTTAGTcaatctttttcagatttttcccaaaatttagATCAgaaagtgtagccaatgaaaagcgatatccatttggtccaaaattatcaaaaaaatacagaaaaaataataaaaatttgtaaaatgtggcataaaaattttggtgggaaaacttCAGTACAGCTCTTGAAGGCTTAACAGGAGGCAAAATGACAACCTtggttttatcatatttttacaaacacCTTTCTGAGGGAGGTTTTTGGATTGACTTGCCCATGTCCTCatgatcataaattttattcacattttgtaagaGCCAGAGTTACTTAAGCGCTTTTGAAAAATTCTAATTTTTTAATGTTCTATAATTCTGTTGTAGATGACAGTAATTCCTTTGAAGCAATAGACAGTGATCCAGGCTTGGTGAAACTCATCAACAACCAGTGTACTGTCAAGCAAACAATTACTCTGAAGAAAGGTGCTCAGGTAGGTTTctaactttcaagaaatttcatcCGTTACATTAAACCATTGTGTGCATTTATTTGTACATGAGTGTGTTTGTCCACCATTTTGATCTTAGTTTATGATTGTCTGTCAATCTGTTTTCTTTAGAATTTTCTCTTCAGATGTGACATACAGACATCCACGTACATCAAGTTCGAGATAATTGAACTGTTTTGGTGTGCTCATTTTCAGGTGATGTTGACAAAGAATCTTGATGTAGGCCGAGGAATGGTTAACGGTGCCAGGGGTGTCATTACAGGTTTTGCTAAAGAAAAAGGTAATAACTGGTTCAGTGGGAGTAAATAATGTTCTAGGAGTGGTGATCTTACAGCAATTCATCTCATAGTTACACATCCAGTTCTTGCAGTCTTGATCTAAAGGACAACAGTAAAGTTTTTCCATTTCCATTTATCCGTTGTATCTTTGAATGGAAACTATTGAGTCCACATAGACGATTGTGACCAAAGCCACAACAGAAGTATACGAAACCTGATATCTGTAACTATAGCTGTAAGCTGACTTTTTGGCTTAACATATTATTGTTGAAGGCTACTTTTTCATTGCTAGCATGTGAACAgatatttatagcaatttaTCATTTGTTTATCCATCTTATTGTGAAGATCACATGGAACACTTCCACCATGGGTTTCCACTGTAATTATTTCATCGGCACCTCCTATTTGTTCATACTGATTGTATTTGCCAGGTGTATGCCTTGTCCAGTATGCAAATGCAGTAGATTTGATGATGTTGTATAACATCCTTCACTATGTACCCTTCTTAGGTCTTccaattgtaagatttcttaaTGGACTGGAGCAAACCATTGGTCCCGAAAAATGGCCAATCAAATTGGGAGGTGGCGCATGCTTGATGAGGAGACAGCTCCCTCTGCAGTTGGCCTGGGCAATATCAATCCACAAAAGTCAAGTAAGTCCATGAATCCTCTAACCCCTGTACCAACATGGTTTGTCCCAATGCTATCATTTTCCATGACAAAGTTGGAACTCAACATTTGGAAACAGTGGTAAAAGCATAACATCATACTGACTGGCTATGTGACAACTAACCAACAACAGACTCGTACTCTCAATAATCTACTAGCTTTAATGTCATTTTAGAAGTTTTTGAAGAAATCGATAAGTTTAAACTTTTCCTTCAACAAAGTGGAACCAGATGGAGTAGAATTGTTCTTTTCCAAAATACAGAATAAATTACCTAAATTTACTGGcccttgaatttcaaaatggccactgtaTCTCTTTTTACTCTGTCAGGAAAAAAGTTATGATGTTCACATAAACAATACAGTGAAAGCTTCATTTTGATAACCctcaagctttaaaatgagtctacATAAACAGTAGAACAgaagagtattgtaaaaattttagccCAAAGATCTGTCGCTAAAGCGCATTCTACATAAAGTATTTACTTCTTGCATCCCCATACACATCTGCTGATTTGTGCAAAAATCATATTCAAACAAAAAGacttgaaaatatctgtgtaatATTGGCTGAAGAAATTGTTTGAAACCATGTGGTTTTAGTTGTGTGTATTGCTTTACCTTCAACTAACTTGTAAAACTATTTCTACTCTTTCCTTTTTCTCAGGGTCTGTCTCTGGACTGCGTTGAGATGTCGTTGTCCAGGGTCTTTGAATGTGGACAAGCCTACGTGGCCCTGTCCAGAGCCAGGAACTTAGAGGGTCTCAGGGTGGTGGACTTTGAAAAAAGCTGTGTCAGAGCTAGCTCTGATGTGCTGAAATTCTACCAGAAACTCCGACTTGAAGCCAGGATGATGTCACAGAGTATTGATTGCTATGGAAACAGATacaacaacaaagaaaattatGCTCCATTGTGAATTGTTGGGTAGAAGTTgtagatattttcttttttaattcaatGTACAAATGGTAATATGGTGTTCAAGAAGCTGTGCAATGTGACATTACTTTTGTCCAAGAAATAATGTTTAAAAGCTTACTTTACCATCTTATGGATCAGTCTGCTCTGATATTGTCCCCTGTCAACATCCATCGGAGATATGGCTTATACATTCAATCATTACCCAGTCACGAAAAAATAATTTCCTTTTTACGATTTATTGGTGTATTGATTGGAGCCCATACACAGAGTCAATTTTCTCAGAGGACTAGAGACCTTAAAAGATTTGACATGAAGATGTTATCGCGCATGTGCTTACCACTAGTCATAACTGATTGAAAGTATGACAGTGGAAGCTATGCTCTATATTGGTTAATTGATTCAGAGTTGCCAGATTAGAGAGGTGGCTTCCAGTGCAGATCTTTGTGTCCTTTAGTACAGCATTCTACAAATCAACCACGCTTggtccaaaaatgacaaatataacTTCAACAGTATTATTGAATATATTGTGAGTTCTTCGAAATATCGGAATGACAGGTGTTCAGTGATGTTATTTTCTATTCGTGAAACACAGAATCAGGAACTGCCCCTATCCGGACCATTCAATGATGTCAAAGACTTTCTATGTATTTTACAGAGGCCTTCCCATTACCATTATCTACAGGGCCAAAAGTTTGGTAGACTCATAATCTGATAATGGTCCCtgtgcaatgtttgtttcatTTCTCCCAAGAACACAACTCTGTACAGGCATTTGGCTAAAGATATGCGTTAGGCTGAGAGATATAGCTGTGTGGTACTCTGCCATCTTCAACCCTAATGAGAAGGATCCATTGATGATTGAATCTGAAAGTCTAAAAGGTGTGCAAGTCAGCTGGTAATCCTTTGGTCCAGCCTTGGTGCAACTCAGTAAATATGTCTTGATATCTTTGTATATCACTCAAAACTGTGATTTTCATGAGGGCAAATAGTTCCTGGCAAGTTATTAAAGTGGAGCTGGTGCACGCAGTATAGATAAAACACATGCAACTAGTATTTTGAGTGTAACTACCCAGTTATCGCGTTCTCCATAGGGGTACTCTGTTATAAATACATGAAAAGTTGCCTAAAGGGAGCGGGCCGTCGtttactttcttgtttacaagcaatgtatttcatgcacaatATTGAGATGCATCACATCAACATAGCTGCAGTAATTAAACTTTACGATGCACAGTATGATAAACATGTTTTTACTTTCATCACTAGCTATAGCACCTTGGATACGGTGCTcgcattggtcgtatgggtcccataccaCCTCTCAACGTAATTCCGATGATTCCCTCCCATTAAGCCAAAGACTTTAACCGGGTGTACCTTTACTATATTCAGCATCACAGACATGTCAAGGATATTTATTATAAGTTACGTTGAAAAAATTGTACTCTTTTGATACCATAGCATGTCACGCTCATATGTTACAAACACTTTTATCATTGTTTCATTAgagaaattataaatctgacGTACTTTGTTTATATTATCTtatcaaaatagaaaaaaaaacgaaaagaaaACCCTTCATCGTTAATGTTGACAGAGGATGGATAAAGATTGTTTTGATGACCTTTGTTTATGAGTCAGAGGTTACACATGCAGGTAGATTAGATCATCCGTGAGTTGCATAATGATGATTCATAGTGAAGGGCTACAGTCAAGTGTGGGCATGGGCAGCCTATTCgttcataaaaatatatttcttcgGCTTGGTAGAAGCATGTCAGAATAGGTACACAACAGAGGAAACTTCCACATCGTCCGTGAGGGTCCATGCCCAAGGAAA comes from Ptychodera flava strain L36383 chromosome 8, AS_Pfla_20210202, whole genome shotgun sequence and encodes:
- the LOC139138388 gene encoding ATP-dependent DNA helicase PIF1-like, whose amino-acid sequence is MDMSELQCTITLEILTGVGTVSKRTVHRNSKIILGRNEFRDIILKMELGKVSAKYRIQEMKLHKRFVKDGKATLHLPDHKVQIMLANCPPDQLIRFLKCLVTKLEINKSAGTLSERQRMRSELPRTFDNISPLTQKDFNTVSNIRNQQADAKGTETTPSAASKRKGLKRGRIEMSDETNKIESAPKKRLSVSSVPMRLSQEQCEVLKAVLDGQNVFFTGSAGTGKSFLLKRIIGALPPDATFATASTGVAACHINGITLHQFAGMGSGSQPLEPCIELASRPARARQWRKCKHLIVDEISMLDADFFTKLEHVARVVRNKDKPFGGIQVILCGDFLQLPPVTKAGQKRQFCFQSPAWWKCIHKTMELRQVRRQTDTDFINILQHIRVGRCPDEMAEKLAATAANKIDKNGILATRLCTHKEDVEQINVVQLQKLPDDSNSFEAIDSDPGLVKLINNQCTVKQTITLKKGAQVMLTKNLDVGRGMVNGARGVITGFAKEKGLPIVRFLNGLEQTIGPEKWPIKLGGGACLMRRQLPLQLAWAISIHKSQGLSLDCVEMSLSRVFECGQAYVALSRARNLEGLRVVDFEKSCVRASSDVLKFYQKLRLEARMMSQSIDCYGNRYNNKENYAPL